The following proteins come from a genomic window of Phycodurus eques isolate BA_2022a chromosome 9, UOR_Pequ_1.1, whole genome shotgun sequence:
- the LOC133408172 gene encoding endonuclease domain-containing 1 protein-like, with translation MCSSIVAFLLLLSRFDRRVLGELDQDFSKCRDFFYKKTPPKVLNAAGHQPICQRFENQYRFASFYHRQHRTPLYSAYIISSSDGKRPNSSWMYEPQLTFSHAGPEMEPFDTPADQNVIESQAVLQDYKNSNYTKGHLNPSMHQKTREDRVATFTLTNIVPQRAGSNSGPWNSLEKQVLRKFKAFCEGPMYVITGAMPYANGTRWIRNRVSIPEYMWSAYCCPSYKAKLPRDVRPLFPTYAAVGRNDCDSGEEIVPVNPKARLSLRGYDVRKMPLETLESILAQRLAMSISLFDGQCQ, from the exons ATGTGTTCCTCCATTGTAGCTTTCTTGCTGCTCCTTAGCAGGTTTGACCGTCGAGTCCTCGGAGAGCTCGACCAGGACTTCTCCAAGTGCCGTGATTTCTTTTATAAGAAAACGCCACCAAAGGTTCTAAACGCGGCGGGACACCAGCCCATATGCCAGCGCTTTGAAAACCAGTACCGATTTGCCAGCTTTTACCACCGTCAGCATCGCACGCCTTTGTATTCGGCGTACATAATCAGCTCTTCGGATGGGAAACGTCCCAATTCCAGCTGGATGTATGAGCCACAG TTGACATTTTCCCACGCTGGCCCGGAAATGGAACCATTCGACACACCAGCGGATCAGAATGTGATAGAAAGTCAAGCAGTGCTTCAGGATTACAAGAATTCCAACTACACCAAGGGCCATCTAAATCCCAGCATGCACCAGAAGACAAGAGAAGACCGTGTGGCCACGTTCACCCTGACCAATATTGTCCCTCAGAGGGCGGGCTCCAATTCGGGTCCCTGGAATTCCTTGGAGAAACAAGTGCTAAGGAAGTTCAAGGCCTTCTGTGAAGGCCCCATGTATGTGATCACAGGGGCCATGCCTTATGCAAATGGCACTCGCTGGATCAGGAACAGGGTGTCTATTCCTGAGTACATGTGGTCCGCCTACTGCTGTCCATCCTATAAGGCCAAGCTCCCTCGGGATGTGCGGCCGCTGTTTCCAACGTATGCCGCTGTTGGCAGAAACGATTGTGACAGCGGCGAGGAGATTGTGCCAGTGAACCCCAAAGCGAGGCTCTCGCTGCGGGGCTACGATGTGAGGAAGATGCCCCTGGAAACCCTGGAGAGCATCCTGGCACAAAGGCTGGCCATGTCCATCAGTTTGTTTGACGGCCAGTGTCAGTAA
- the LOC133408171 gene encoding E3 ubiquitin-protein ligase TRIM39-like, with product MAEAGALEELQSELTCPVCLEIFRDPVILECGHHFCQVCIVQCWEAKADELSTCPKCRKTCARKLRPNSLLCNVVESVRRARAMDAVAGGEGGAPPPGWEPDGPPEDPEEREPGSSMSSLASSVGHWPRLFGMDMCEEHEEKLKLYCEDDQLPICLVCGMSRDHKTHNVIPINEAFENYKDKLSVALERVQQQSEDASLFQKCTNKKILLIKEQAGELEEMVTAEFGHLREFLQEEEDRIKQKVQKQKEEKLTELEEALTEATQQISRLESIADQLHLKLMEEENPEQLKGIKDFIGGAESLFERPPDVSVDLQSGELLGPLQYRIWRKMSTVFQPAVTAVSLDTDTAYPCLWVSLCRTSVQVGKLQPNLPNNPERFTRYNIVLGSEAFSSGRHYWEVEVGPKTAWGLGVARASVNRKDEINLCPEDGFWTVVMRDNGDGTSEYEACTDTEEDSLLYPVKPPRRVGVYLDCGRGEVAFYDAGDMSHLFTFYDAKFDEPVYPYFNPWPVINGYNWEPLTIVTPHWA from the exons ATGGCGGAGGCCGGCGCACTTGAAGAACTCCAGTCGGAACTCACCTGTCCGGTGTGTCTGGAGATCTTCCGCGATCCCGTCATCCTCGAGTGCGGACACCACTTCTGCCAGGTTTGCATCGTTCAGTGCTGGGAGGCCAAGGCGGACGAGCTGTCCACTTGTCCCAAGTGCCGCAAAACCTGCGCGCGCAAACTGAGGCCCAACTCGCTCCTGTGTAACGTGGTTGAGAGCGTCCGTCGAGCCCGGGCCATGGACGCCGTCGCCGGGGGTGAGGGCGGGGCCCCGCCGCCCGGCTGGGAGCCCGACGGTCCGCCGGAGGACCCCGAGGAGCGCGAGCCCGGCTCCAGCATGAGCAGCCTCGCCTCGTCCGTCGGGCACTGGCCGCGCCTGTTCGGAATGGACATGTGCGAGGAACACGAGGAGAAACTCAAGCTGTACTGCGAGGACGACCAGCTGCCAATATGTCTGGTTTGTGGCATGTCCCGGGACCACAAGACACACAACGTCATCCCCATTAACGAGGCCTTTGAGAACTACAAG GATAAGCTTTCTGTGGCTCTGGAGAGAGTTCAGCAGCAGTCAGAGGATGCCTCACTTTTCCAAAAATGCACCAATAAAAAAATCCTTCTGATTAAG GAACAAGCAGGGGAGCTGGAGGAAATGGTCACTGCTGAATTCGGCCATCTGAGGGAATTCctccaggaggaggaggatcgCATCAAGCAGAAAGTGCAGAAGCAAAAGGAGGAGAAACTCACAGAGCTGGAGGAGGCTCTCACGGAGGCCACGCAGCAAATCAGCCGGCTGGAAAGCATCGCTGACCAACTCCACCTCAAACTGATGGAGGAAGAAAACCCCGAGCAACTCAAG GGAATTAAAGATTTCATTGGCGG GGCTGAGAGCTTGTTTGAGCGGCCCCCAGATGTGAGTGTGGATCTGCAGTCAGGAGAGCTTCTGGGACCTTTGCAGTACAGGATCTGGAGGAAAATGAGCACAGTTTTTCAGCCTG CTGTGACGGCAGTGTCACTGGACACGGACACAGCCTACCCCTGTCTGTGGGTTTCCTTATGCCGCACCAGCGTCCAGGTGGGCAAACTCCAGCCCAACCTGCCCAACAACCCGGAACGCTTCACTCGCTACAACATCGTCCTCGGCTCGGAGGCCTTTTCTTCGGGCAGACACTACTGGGAGGTGGAGGTGGGGCCTAAGACGGCGTGGGGTCTCGGCGTGGCCCGAGCTTCTGTCAACAGGAAGGATGAGATTAACCTGTGCCCCGAGGACGGTTTCTGGACTGTGGTGATGAGGGACAACGGAGACGGCACCAGCGAGTATGAAGCGTGCACAGACACAGAGGAGGATAGCTTGTTATATCCGGTCAAACCTCCCAGGCGGGTGGGAGTCTATCTGGACTGCGGTCGCGGCGAGGTGGCATTTTATGACGCCGGAGACATGAGCCACCTGTTCACCTTCTATGATGCCAAATTCGATGAGCCAGTTTACCCATATTTTAATCCCTGGCCTGTTATTAACGGATACAACTGGGAGCCGCTGACCATTGTCACGCCACACTGGGCATag